Proteins encoded within one genomic window of Haloimpatiens massiliensis:
- a CDS encoding zinc ribbon domain-containing protein, with protein MKVFCPRCGSENENECKFCEKCGQSLSEIRNILMENNKDDFIRKSENVTQVEDITHVKVPQANVTSNERDDYQEEKKVIPSDKNDDDFEEENTRSGERKKNVIIIFLIIIACIAVFSGAYLYFYNKYSTTSESMI; from the coding sequence ATGAAGGTGTTTTGTCCTAGATGTGGGAGTGAAAATGAAAATGAATGCAAATTTTGTGAAAAGTGTGGGCAGAGTTTGAGTGAGATACGTAATATACTAATGGAGAATAACAAAGATGATTTTATAAGAAAATCAGAGAATGTAACTCAGGTAGAGGATATAACGCATGTAAAAGTGCCGCAAGCTAATGTTACTTCAAATGAAAGAGATGACTATCAAGAGGAAAAAAAGGTTATACCTTCAGATAAAAATGATGATGATTTTGAGGAAGAAAATACTAGATCTGGGGAGAGAAAAAAGAATGTTATAATAATATTTTTAATAATTATAGCTTGTATAGCTGTTTTTAGTGGAGCATACTTATATTTTTATAACAAATATTCTACAACTTCTGAAAGCATGATTTAA
- a CDS encoding ABC transporter substrate-binding protein, with translation MKFKKLTAIIAACTLTLGLAACGNKQEDAAKNKEEKVSIATEIKDPVTIEFWHAMNGDNEAALKEITEDFNKKNEGKITVNLVYQGHYKELFSKLDGAAKSKKLPALTMIYPNRLTAYVMNDLVENLNPYIENEKVGFDKEVWNDIPQFIRDNGMWNGKHYSLPFNKGTYLLFYNEDLLKKHNVEVPTNWDELKEASKKLTLDTNGDGKNDIYGFGLNKSVGIDSSFWVEQAGGHLINEEKDQLLFNSEEGVAAFDFLSGLIKDGYAKVDNEEKYMTGAFSRGEAAMGISSISALPDIIKACKGNNVNFKTAVLPEGKKKAALFSGTDVAIFNTPSSEEKLAAFEYLKFFMEKESQLKWATKSGYLPLRNSVINSQEFKAYVEKENPAKGEASKEFEYGYCDPKVLNGYAIHDNMAKALNEIISGNKDTKKALSDAEKKAREELDEAKKAFGK, from the coding sequence ATGAAGTTTAAAAAATTGACAGCTATTATCGCAGCTTGTACTCTAACCTTGGGATTAGCAGCTTGTGGTAATAAGCAAGAGGATGCAGCAAAAAATAAAGAAGAGAAAGTATCAATAGCAACAGAAATAAAAGATCCTGTTACTATCGAATTTTGGCATGCAATGAACGGTGACAATGAAGCGGCACTTAAGGAAATAACAGAGGATTTTAACAAGAAAAATGAAGGGAAAATAACAGTAAATTTGGTGTATCAAGGACATTATAAAGAATTATTCTCAAAATTAGATGGTGCTGCAAAATCTAAAAAATTACCAGCATTGACTATGATATATCCAAATAGATTAACAGCTTATGTTATGAATGATTTAGTGGAAAACCTAAATCCATATATAGAAAATGAAAAAGTAGGATTTGATAAAGAAGTATGGAATGATATACCACAGTTTATAAGAGATAACGGAATGTGGAATGGAAAACATTATTCACTTCCATTTAATAAAGGTACATATCTTCTTTTCTATAACGAAGATTTATTAAAAAAACATAATGTAGAAGTTCCAACTAATTGGGATGAATTAAAAGAAGCATCTAAAAAATTAACTTTAGATACTAATGGAGATGGAAAAAATGACATATACGGATTTGGATTAAACAAATCTGTAGGTATAGATTCAAGCTTTTGGGTGGAACAAGCTGGTGGACATTTAATAAATGAAGAAAAAGACCAACTTCTTTTTAATTCAGAAGAAGGTGTAGCAGCTTTTGATTTCTTATCAGGATTAATTAAAGACGGTTATGCAAAAGTAGATAATGAAGAAAAATACATGACAGGTGCTTTTAGTAGAGGAGAAGCAGCAATGGGTATCTCTTCTATATCCGCACTACCAGATATAATAAAGGCTTGTAAAGGAAATAACGTAAACTTTAAAACAGCGGTATTACCAGAAGGAAAGAAAAAAGCAGCATTATTTTCAGGTACAGATGTGGCGATATTTAATACTCCTTCATCAGAAGAAAAACTAGCAGCTTTTGAATATTTAAAATTCTTTATGGAAAAAGAATCACAGTTAAAATGGGCTACGAAGTCAGGATATTTACCACTTAGAAATTCAGTTATAAATTCACAAGAATTTAAGGCTTATGTAGAAAAAGAAAATCCAGCCAAAGGGGAAGCATCTAAGGAATTTGAATATGGTTACTGTGATCCTAAAGTATTAAATGGATATGCTATACACGATAATATGGCTAAGGCATTAAATGAAATAATATCAGGAAATAAAGATACAAAAAAAGCATTAAGTGACGCAGAAAAAAAAGCTAGAGAAGAATTAGATGAAGCAAAAAAAGCATTCGGTAAATAA
- a CDS encoding ATP-binding protein, which produces MYFLDNYLXPYGISNFQVLREKNYLYVDKTSYIEILDRYAPYQFFIRPRRFGKSLFISMLENYYDINKKDKFQELFGDLYIGKNPTEEKNKFLIWKISFAGIDAGHGEEELRNSFNKIVNLSVQEFIDNYSYLFEDKNISKEMKSAEVAVKYISILANKIKMPVFVLIDEYDNFANELITGGKQNTYESILHGEGFVKVFYKALKDATMNNFNRIFMTGVSPIMLDDLTSGFNITRNYTLDENLNAMMGFTREELSWIMDEVNIKDTELREKICTDMTTYYDGYKFNENSKSVFNPDMSMYFLDNYLMYNRYPKEMIDNNVKTDYGRVNQLAYNFNDRGALEEIMNKGETSTMLVDRFNIHTMYSVSENFKSLLFYLGMLTIKGQGLSGTILKVPNYVIKTIYWEQYFQRMNLEYNIQIKDVRDAITEMRAYGNIEPLVEIISKILEDLSNRDLMQMDEKHIKMMFLTLLGIDGTYFIQSEAENNKGYVDIMLKRKIQFKDITKFQWIIELKYIKESERNTLEKVKEEGLNQLKGYAESKMVKEQLGEDGLKTALVIVIGKKDICTAEV; this is translated from the coding sequence ATGTATTTTTTAGATAATTATTTAANACCTTATGGTATTTCTAATTTTCAGGTTTTAAGAGAAAAAAACTATCTATATGTAGATAAAACTTCATATATAGAAATTTTAGATAGATATGCTCCTTATCAGTTTTTTATAAGGCCAAGAAGGTTTGGAAAGAGTTTATTTATATCTATGTTAGAAAATTATTATGATATAAATAAAAAAGATAAATTTCAGGAGTTATTTGGGGATTTATATATAGGAAAAAATCCTACAGAAGAGAAAAATAAGTTTCTTATTTGGAAAATTAGTTTTGCTGGTATTGATGCAGGTCATGGGGAAGAAGAGTTAAGAAATAGTTTTAATAAAATTGTTAATTTATCAGTACAAGAATTTATAGATAATTATTCATACCTATTTGAGGATAAAAATATTTCAAAGGAAATGAAAAGTGCAGAAGTAGCAGTTAAATATATATCAATTTTAGCTAATAAAATAAAAATGCCCGTATTTGTTTTAATAGATGAATATGATAATTTTGCCAATGAACTAATCACAGGAGGAAAACAAAACACCTATGAAAGTATTCTCCATGGTGAAGGTTTTGTTAAAGTGTTTTATAAAGCTTTGAAAGATGCAACTATGAATAATTTTAATAGAATATTTATGACTGGTGTAAGTCCTATAATGCTGGATGATTTAACTAGTGGATTTAATATAACTAGAAATTATACATTAGATGAAAATCTTAATGCCATGATGGGATTTACAAGGGAAGAATTATCATGGATTATGGACGAAGTAAATATAAAGGATACAGAGCTTAGAGAAAAAATATGTACTGATATGACTACTTATTATGATGGATATAAATTTAATGAAAATAGTAAATCAGTTTTTAATCCAGATATGTCCATGTATTTTTTAGATAATTATTTGATGTATAATCGTTATCCAAAAGAGATGATAGACAATAATGTAAAAACGGATTATGGAAGAGTTAATCAGCTGGCTTATAATTTTAATGATAGGGGAGCTTTAGAGGAAATAATGAATAAAGGAGAAACCTCTACTATGCTAGTGGATAGATTTAATATTCATACTATGTATAGTGTAAGTGAAAATTTCAAATCCCTATTGTTTTATTTAGGTATGCTTACAATAAAGGGTCAAGGACTTAGTGGTACTATACTTAAAGTACCTAATTACGTGATAAAAACAATTTATTGGGAACAGTATTTCCAAAGGATGAACTTAGAATATAATATACAAATAAAAGATGTTAGAGATGCAATAACTGAAATGAGAGCTTATGGAAACATAGAACCTTTGGTGGAAATTATAAGTAAAATACTAGAGGATTTATCCAATAGAGATTTAATGCAAATGGATGAAAAGCACATTAAAATGATGTTTTTAACCCTTTTAGGCATAGATGGCACTTATTTCATACAAAGTGAAGCGGAAAACAACAAAGGCTATGTAGATATAATGCTTAAGAGAAAAATTCAATTTAAAGATATAACAAAATTTCAGTGGATTATAGAATTAAAATATATAAAGGAAAGTGAGAGAAACACCCTAGAAAAAGTAAAAGAAGAGGGATTAAATCAACTTAAGGGTTATGCAGAAAGCAAAATGGTTAAAGAACAACTTGGAGAAGATGGCTTAAAGACAGCTCTTGTTATTGTGATAGGCAAAAAAGATATTTGTACTGCAGAAGTATAG
- a CDS encoding CD3072 family TudS-related putative desulfidase, giving the protein MKEKVVLLAHCILNKSSKVKYHGEKNNLERDEKKKQLLKMLVDNNISIVQLPCPEVTCYGVNRWGHVKNQFDTPHFRNHCKKLFSIYLEQIEEYKNNGYEILGIIGIDGSPSCGVNRTCVGKWGGELSSNEELQSVIDSISMSNEEGIFIEEIKKMLEKKHLNINIMGLDENNIEDIYKALL; this is encoded by the coding sequence ATGAAAGAAAAGGTAGTATTGTTAGCACATTGTATATTAAATAAAAGTTCTAAGGTGAAATATCATGGAGAAAAAAATAATTTAGAAAGAGATGAAAAAAAGAAACAGTTGTTAAAAATGCTTGTTGATAACAACATTTCTATTGTACAGCTTCCTTGTCCAGAAGTAACTTGTTATGGAGTTAATAGATGGGGACATGTTAAGAATCAGTTTGATACACCACATTTTAGAAATCACTGTAAGAAATTGTTCTCTATATATTTAGAACAAATAGAGGAATATAAAAATAATGGTTATGAAATATTGGGTATTATAGGAATAGATGGGAGTCCATCTTGTGGTGTAAATAGAACCTGTGTTGGTAAGTGGGGTGGAGAGCTTTCTTCTAATGAAGAACTTCAAAGTGTTATTGATAGCATAAGTATGTCAAATGAAGAAGGAATATTTATTGAAGAAATCAAAAAAATGTTAGAAAAAAAACATTTAAATATAAATATTATGGGTCTAGATGAAAATAATATAGAGGATATATACAAGGCTTTGCTTTAG
- a CDS encoding ATP-binding protein produces MKRIPYGISNFQVLREKNYLYVDKTSYIEILDRYAPYQFFIRPRRFGKSLFISMLENYYDINKKDKFQELFGDLYIGKNPTEEKNKFLIWKISFAGIDAGHGEEELRNSFNSKVIVSATKFVNQYSDLLGDSIIPKKVNSAEVIVQYISLLASKIKMPVFVLIDEYDNFANELITGGKQSTYESILHGEGFVKVFYKALKDATMDNFNRIFMTGVSPIMLDDLTSGFNITRNYTLDENLNAMMGFTREELSWIMDEVNIKDTELREKICTDMTTYYDGYKFNENSKSVFNPDMSMYFLDNYLMYNRYPKEMIDNNVKTDYGRVNQLAYNFNDRGALEEIMNKGETSTMLVDRFNIHTMYSVSENFKSLLFYLGMLTIKGQGLSGTILKVPNYVIKTIYWEQYFQRMNLEYNIQIKDVRDAITEMRAYGNIEPLVEIISKILEDLSNRDLMQMDEKHIKMMFLTLLGIDGTYFIQSEAENNKGYVDIMLKRKIQFKDITKFQWIIELKYIKESERNTLEKVKEEGLNQLKGYAESKMVKEQLGEDGLKTALIIVVGKKDIYTVEV; encoded by the coding sequence ATGAAAAGAATACCTTATGGTATTTCTAATTTTCAGGTTTTAAGAGAAAAAAACTATCTATATGTAGATAAAACTTCATATATAGAAATTTTAGATAGATATGCTCCTTATCAGTTTTTTATAAGGCCAAGAAGGTTTGGAAAGAGTTTATTTATATCTATGTTAGAAAATTATTATGATATAAATAAAAAAGATAAATTTCAGGAATTATTTGGGGATTTATATATAGGAAAAAATCCTACAGAAGAGAAAAATAAGTTCCTTATTTGGAAAATTAGTTTTGCTGGAATAGATGCAGGTCATGGTGAAGAAGAGTTAAGAAATAGTTTTAATTCAAAAGTTATTGTTTCTGCAACGAAATTTGTAAACCAGTATTCAGATTTATTAGGAGATAGTATTATTCCAAAAAAGGTAAACAGTGCTGAAGTAATAGTTCAATATATATCCCTGTTAGCTAGTAAAATAAAGATGCCCGTATTTGTTTTAATAGACGAATATGATAATTTTGCCAATGAACTAATCACAGGAGGAAAACAAAGTACTTATGAAAGTATTCTTCATGGTGAAGGATTTGTTAAGGTGTTCTATAAGGCTTTAAAGGATGCAACCATGGATAATTTTAACAGGATATTTATGACAGGTGTAAGTCCTATAATGCTGGATGATTTAACTAGTGGATTTAATATAACTAGAAATTATACATTAGATGAAAATCTTAATGCCATGATGGGATTTACAAGGGAAGAATTATCATGGATTATGGACGAAGTAAATATAAAGGATACAGAGCTTAGAGAAAAAATATGTACTGATATGACTACTTATTATGATGGATATAAATTTAATGAAAATAGTAAATCAGTTTTTAATCCAGATATGTCCATGTATTTTTTAGATAATTATTTGATGTATAATCGTTATCCAAAAGAGATGATAGACAATAATGTAAAAACGGATTATGGAAGAGTTAATCAGCTGGCTTATAATTTTAATGATAGGGGAGCTTTAGAGGAAATAATGAATAAAGGAGAAACCTCTACTATGCTAGTGGATAGATTTAATATTCATACTATGTATAGTGTAAGTGAAAATTTCAAATCCCTATTGTTTTATTTAGGTATGCTTACAATAAAGGGTCAAGGACTTAGTGGTACTATACTTAAAGTACCTAATTACGTGATAAAAACAATTTATTGGGAACAGTATTTCCAAAGGATGAACTTAGAATATAATATACAAATAAAAGATGTTAGAGATGCAATAACTGAAATGAGAGCTTATGGAAACATAGAACCTTTGGTGGAAATTATAAGTAAAATACTAGAGGATTTATCCAATAGAGATTTAATGCAAATGGATGAAAAGCACATTAAAATGATGTTTTTAACCCTTTTAGGCATAGATGGCACTTATTTCATACAAAGTGAAGCGGAAAACAACAAAGGCTATGTAGATATAATGCTTAAGAGAAAAATTCAATTTAAAGATATAACAAAATTTCAGTGGATTATAGAATTAAAATATATAAAGGAAAGTGAAAGAAACACCCTAGAGAAAGTAAAAGAAGAGGGATTAAACCAGCTTAAGGGTTATGCAGAAAGCAAAATGGTTAAAGAACAACTTGGAGAAGATGGCTTAAAGACAGCTCTTATTATTGTGGTAGGTAAAAAAGATATTTATACTGTAGAAGTATAG
- a CDS encoding chitobiase/beta-hexosaminidase C-terminal domain-containing protein, with protein MNKKIIGVLVFIISLIAILILLFSGSNKRSLSKANEYLNNGQTSKAIDIFKKLENDSKLGIEAKFGLAKSYIKMNNYNEAEKELVSVINNKPDYYEANIELYNLYKRGNRIEDAYTTVKKYYNLTKDKRVERLIDESEKEIRKTLVINVNPKGGEMHFGDYITINAPENCSIYYTMDGTNPNKNSQKYNEKIKLSKNGSITLRVMVINNKNNISNEITYKYNVKNKEIILNQELQRKFNIFMSNFAEIPYDMKFAEGKISNEQLILFGFWHNYRNHYRGIFSKGANYFEFENLHDKLKKDYIEYAVKKYFNINSIKHQSIQKAYNDIYEYKNGYYYKMHGDGECPIDYSVVYKMEDIGNNQYYIYAKNYHTNEYNQKIDLDYDYYSLNFDNAEKIYKDKFDGDKIEMVRAKVKKINENGSERYILLEYK; from the coding sequence ATGAATAAAAAGATTATTGGAGTTTTAGTTTTTATAATAAGTCTGATTGCTATTTTAATTTTATTATTTAGTGGTAGCAATAAAAGAAGTTTGAGCAAGGCTAATGAATATTTGAATAATGGACAAACTTCTAAAGCAATTGATATATTTAAGAAATTGGAGAATGATAGTAAACTAGGCATAGAAGCTAAGTTTGGCTTAGCTAAATCTTATATTAAAATGAATAATTATAATGAGGCTGAAAAAGAACTTGTTAGTGTAATAAATAATAAGCCGGATTACTATGAAGCTAATATTGAACTTTATAATTTATATAAGAGAGGTAATAGAATAGAAGATGCCTATACAACAGTAAAAAAATACTATAATTTAACTAAGGATAAAAGGGTTGAAAGACTTATAGATGAATCAGAAAAAGAAATTAGAAAAACGTTAGTAATAAATGTTAACCCTAAGGGCGGAGAAATGCACTTTGGTGATTATATAACAATAAATGCACCTGAGAATTGTAGTATATATTATACAATGGATGGCACGAATCCAAATAAAAATTCGCAAAAATATAATGAAAAGATTAAATTAAGTAAAAATGGTAGCATAACTTTAAGAGTTATGGTTATTAACAACAAAAATAATATAAGTAATGAAATAACCTATAAGTATAATGTAAAAAACAAGGAGATAATTCTTAATCAAGAATTGCAAAGAAAGTTTAATATTTTTATGAGTAATTTTGCGGAGATTCCATATGATATGAAATTTGCGGAAGGTAAGATATCTAATGAACAACTAATACTATTTGGTTTTTGGCATAATTATAGAAACCATTACAGAGGAATCTTTTCAAAAGGAGCTAATTATTTTGAATTTGAGAATCTTCACGATAAACTTAAAAAGGACTATATTGAATATGCAGTGAAAAAATATTTTAATATAAATAGTATTAAACATCAATCAATACAAAAGGCTTATAATGATATATATGAATATAAAAATGGATATTATTACAAAATGCACGGCGATGGCGAGTGTCCGATAGATTACTCTGTTGTTTACAAAATGGAGGATATAGGAAATAACCAATATTATATATATGCTAAAAATTATCATACTAATGAATATAATCAAAAAATTGATTTGGATTACGATTATTATTCATTAAATTTTGATAATGCAGAAAAAATCTACAAAGATAAGTTTGACGGAGATAAAATAGAAATGGTTAGAGCAAAGGTTAAAAAGATAAATGAAAATGGTAGCGAGCGATATATTTTGTTAGAGTATAAATAA